From Bacillota bacterium, one genomic window encodes:
- a CDS encoding DUF2953 domain-containing protein, translated as MTAIIVTGAVVLVLVLVPLSRIRVHLRFKRRGEDDRIRVGVAWLKYLRYSLDVALVDLLVQSRPGIRFETKKGLPETVPAGDPEETTVPFGSLFAVYKKYGGYLFALFYLAGRTRIRRFCWYTEIGTGEVHHTGLAVGVAWAAKGTLVSGLYALCAPAAKPELAVFPDYEHRRFRTSLDCIFDVRIGHIMMTGLKVLWRSRGERIWQWNRTPSKDL; from the coding sequence ATGACGGCCATCATTGTGACCGGCGCCGTGGTCTTGGTCTTGGTTCTGGTACCTTTGTCCCGGATCAGGGTGCACTTAAGGTTCAAGCGCCGCGGTGAGGACGACCGGATCAGAGTGGGCGTGGCCTGGCTGAAGTACCTCCGCTACTCGCTCGATGTGGCCCTGGTGGACCTGCTGGTGCAAAGCCGTCCCGGGATACGGTTCGAAACAAAAAAAGGCCTGCCCGAAACGGTGCCCGCGGGAGACCCCGAAGAGACGACCGTTCCTTTCGGCTCTTTGTTCGCGGTCTACAAAAAATACGGGGGCTATCTGTTCGCCCTCTTTTATCTGGCCGGGCGGACCCGGATCAGGCGTTTTTGCTGGTACACCGAGATCGGTACCGGAGAAGTCCACCATACCGGGCTGGCCGTCGGTGTGGCTTGGGCCGCCAAGGGTACGCTGGTGAGCGGACTTTACGCTCTTTGCGCGCCGGCCGCGAAGCCGGAGTTGGCGGTGTTCCCGGACTACGAGCACCGCCGGTTCCGTACTTCCCTGGACTGCATATTCGACGTGCGCATCGGCCATATTATGATGACAGGCCTTAAGGTTTTATGGCGCAGCAGGGGGGAAAGGATATGGCAATGGAACCGCACCCCATCGAAGGACTTATGA
- the trpS gene encoding tryptophan--tRNA ligase, translating into MKVLRILSGMRPSGRLHIGHLSVLSNWLRLQEEHECFFFVADWHALTTAFDDPGSIEENTREMLADWLAVGIDPERSTVFIQSRLLEHAELHLLLSMITPLSWLERVPTYKDQVQQLAVKGKDITTYGFLGYPLLQTADILMYRADAVPVGQDQLPHLELSREVARRFNHLYGNLFPEPQALLAEESLLPGVDGRKMSKSYENEISLSAVPELIEKRVRMMVTDPARIRKNDPGHPEVCDVYTYQELYNRDLVAEIAASCRAGTVGCVACKLQLAGSLTAYLKPVRERREALLAQPGVIDAVIERGTEKARAAARETMRLVRRALGL; encoded by the coding sequence ATGAAAGTATTGCGTATTCTGAGCGGAATGCGTCCCAGCGGCCGGCTGCACATCGGTCACTTGAGCGTGCTCTCCAACTGGCTGCGGCTGCAGGAAGAACACGAGTGCTTCTTTTTTGTGGCCGACTGGCACGCCCTGACCACCGCTTTTGACGATCCGGGCTCCATCGAAGAAAACACCCGGGAGATGCTGGCCGACTGGTTGGCGGTGGGGATTGACCCGGAGCGGAGCACCGTCTTTATCCAGTCCCGGCTCCTTGAGCACGCCGAACTGCACCTCTTGCTCTCGATGATCACCCCCCTGTCCTGGCTGGAGCGGGTGCCGACGTACAAAGACCAGGTCCAGCAACTGGCGGTGAAGGGAAAGGACATCACCACGTACGGCTTTTTGGGCTACCCGCTGTTGCAGACGGCGGACATCCTGATGTACCGGGCCGACGCGGTGCCGGTCGGACAGGACCAACTGCCGCACCTGGAGCTGTCACGGGAAGTGGCCCGCCGTTTCAATCACTTGTACGGGAACCTCTTTCCCGAACCGCAGGCGCTGCTGGCGGAGGAGTCCTTGCTCCCGGGCGTGGACGGCCGGAAGATGAGCAAGAGCTACGAGAATGAAATCAGCCTGAGTGCCGTTCCGGAACTGATTGAGAAACGCGTGCGGATGATGGTCACCGACCCGGCGCGCATCCGCAAGAACGATCCCGGCCACCCGGAGGTTTGCGACGTATACACCTACCAGGAACTCTACAACCGCGACCTGGTCGCCGAAATAGCCGCGTCCTGCCGGGCGGGCACCGTGGGGTGCGTGGCCTGCAAGCTCCAGCTCGCCGGGAGTCTCACCGCATACCTGAAGCCGGTCCGGGAACGGCGGGAGGCGCTTCTGGCCCAACCCGGGGTGATCGACGCCGTAATCGAACGCGGTACCGAAAAGGCCCGGGCGGCCGCCCGGGAGACCATGCGCCTGGTGCGCCGGGCGCTGGGCCTCTGA
- a CDS encoding site-2 protease family protein — MFGANPVIAVLVIVIGVVFHEVAHGWMAKRLGDRTAERAGRLTLNPIPHLDPVGSIILPAALVLLNAGVVFGWAKPVPVNPHNFRGDIKRGMMLVSFAGPGSNLLLAAVGAVLLGLLMGLQGIAAVTQTLFGNFLHSLILINLVLAFLNLLPVPPLDGSKILAGILPGRQEWLYSLEKYGFAVLIVLLVTGAIGIYLAAVVKPAFQFLLRFAADIARFFGS, encoded by the coding sequence ATGTTCGGGGCCAATCCCGTGATTGCCGTTCTCGTCATCGTGATCGGCGTGGTCTTTCACGAGGTCGCGCACGGCTGGATGGCCAAGAGGCTCGGCGACAGGACGGCCGAGCGTGCCGGGCGCCTGACGCTTAACCCGATCCCCCACCTGGACCCGGTCGGGTCGATCATCCTCCCGGCGGCGCTGGTGCTCCTGAACGCCGGCGTGGTCTTCGGCTGGGCGAAACCGGTGCCGGTGAACCCGCACAACTTCCGGGGCGACATCAAGCGGGGAATGATGCTGGTTTCGTTTGCCGGACCGGGTTCCAACCTGCTGCTCGCCGCCGTCGGCGCGGTGCTTCTGGGCCTGCTCATGGGACTGCAGGGGATCGCGGCCGTGACGCAAACGCTTTTTGGCAATTTTCTTCACTCCCTGATTTTGATCAACCTGGTGCTGGCTTTCCTGAACCTGCTGCCGGTTCCGCCGCTGGATGGGTCCAAGATCCTGGCCGGAATCTTGCCGGGGCGGCAGGAATGGCTCTACAGCCTGGAAAAATACGGCTTCGCGGTTTTGATCGTGCTGCTGGTCACCGGTGCCATCGGCATCTACCTGGCGGCGGTGGTGAAGCCTGCATTTCAATTTCTGTTAAGGTTTGCGGCCGATATCGCACGCTTCTTCGGAAGCTGA
- a CDS encoding CBS domain-containing protein, giving the protein MKVITTHTNTDFDGLAAMVAAQKLHPDAELVLPGKMAQNVEEFVALHMDILEIRKPSEIRFSDVNFLIVVDTMQPNRLGRLAEILKNPRLRIHVWDHHPRMEGDLKGELEIVEPVGAATTLLVEEIKRRGVPVSPYEATVLALGIYGDTGCLIFSSTTDRDAESIAFLLAQGANLGVVANFLGRPLTNEQKNLLRDLLISAERHYVNGARILVARTRVSEFVGGLALLTHKLAELEQLDAVFCAVAMEDRTHIVGRSTLPEVNVRDILAHFGGGGHHAAASATVKSTDVETITAELLQVVGEMVVPPLLAGDIMTSPVKSVPPDIAVSEANQIMLRYGHRGMPVVSDGALVGIISRRDVEKAQRHNLGHAPVKGYMSKNVITVSRDTPVTEVQAVMIENNIGRLPVVDNGYLIGIVSRTDILKTLHPQFKPRFSTLYVKTRVPSYYRDAADLIRRRLKPEQADLLTVAGEVGSATGCAVYLTGETVRDVFLGSPGQNLELVVEGNGPAFAEALARKAGGRLGADDRSGYTIARNGRKVAIVALRTGFFEHGSELPNNKVSALRHELYRRDFTVNALAVGVNPDRFGEVIDYFGSRDDLHHGVVRALHNHSFEEDPVRLLQAVRLEQRFGFNIERETLKLIREAVSDKLLSQAPPDRIWAEFRRLLKEPRVPAILARLAQLNLWPSLFPDILYWEVQPMISGIPKALDSLGSWKVPQPAEPWLCYLIAILHWQNLVVVDELCRSYQLRKGQTDKILYTIAGWRSAVSRLSAAKAPEARAAALNLVNLPREGYPIVLLMLEKKAWKERFREALAALYKHKPVITGKDIRDLGYREQTGMKRIREAVWRAKLRGEVTSREGELNLARETMMDWGDRS; this is encoded by the coding sequence ATGAAAGTGATCACAACCCACACCAATACTGATTTCGACGGTCTGGCCGCGATGGTGGCCGCGCAGAAGCTGCATCCGGACGCCGAACTGGTGCTCCCGGGCAAAATGGCCCAGAATGTCGAGGAGTTTGTCGCGCTCCACATGGATATCCTTGAAATCCGGAAACCGAGCGAAATCAGGTTTTCCGACGTGAACTTCCTGATCGTGGTGGATACCATGCAACCCAACCGCCTGGGACGCCTGGCGGAGATTTTGAAGAACCCCAGGCTCCGGATTCACGTCTGGGACCATCACCCCCGGATGGAAGGCGACCTGAAGGGTGAATTGGAGATCGTTGAGCCGGTAGGCGCCGCAACCACGCTGCTGGTCGAGGAGATCAAGCGCCGCGGGGTTCCGGTCTCGCCCTACGAGGCCACGGTGCTGGCGCTTGGTATTTACGGCGACACGGGGTGTTTGATTTTCTCCAGTACCACCGACCGGGACGCGGAGTCGATCGCCTTCCTGCTGGCCCAGGGAGCGAATCTGGGCGTGGTGGCCAATTTCCTGGGGCGCCCCCTGACCAACGAGCAGAAAAACCTGCTGCGGGACCTCTTGATTTCGGCGGAGAGACATTATGTCAACGGCGCCCGGATTCTGGTGGCGCGTACACGGGTCAGTGAATTCGTCGGCGGCCTGGCGCTCTTGACGCATAAGCTGGCCGAGCTTGAACAGCTGGACGCCGTTTTTTGCGCGGTGGCCATGGAGGACCGGACCCACATCGTGGGGCGCAGCACGCTTCCGGAGGTGAACGTGCGGGACATTCTGGCCCACTTCGGCGGCGGCGGGCACCACGCGGCCGCCTCGGCCACCGTAAAGAGCACCGACGTGGAAACGATCACGGCGGAACTCCTGCAGGTGGTGGGAGAAATGGTGGTGCCGCCGCTTTTGGCCGGGGACATCATGACTTCGCCGGTGAAAAGCGTGCCCCCCGACATCGCGGTCTCCGAGGCCAACCAGATCATGCTGCGCTACGGACACCGCGGGATGCCGGTGGTGTCGGACGGCGCTCTGGTCGGGATCATTTCCCGGCGGGACGTGGAGAAGGCCCAGCGGCACAACCTGGGTCACGCACCGGTCAAAGGTTACATGAGCAAAAACGTGATCACCGTTTCACGGGATACCCCGGTTACCGAAGTGCAGGCCGTAATGATCGAGAACAATATCGGCCGGCTGCCGGTTGTGGATAACGGGTACCTGATCGGGATCGTTTCCCGGACCGACATCCTAAAGACGCTGCATCCCCAGTTCAAACCGCGGTTTTCCACCTTGTACGTAAAGACCCGCGTCCCGTCCTACTACCGGGACGCGGCCGACCTGATCCGGCGCCGCCTCAAACCCGAACAGGCCGATCTTCTGACGGTCGCCGGCGAGGTTGGTTCGGCCACCGGTTGCGCCGTCTACCTGACTGGAGAAACGGTCAGGGATGTGTTTCTGGGTTCCCCGGGCCAAAATCTGGAGCTGGTGGTGGAGGGTAACGGGCCGGCCTTTGCCGAAGCACTGGCCCGGAAGGCCGGGGGGCGGCTCGGCGCTGACGACCGGTCGGGGTATACAATCGCCCGTAACGGGCGGAAAGTGGCCATCGTGGCCTTGCGGACCGGGTTTTTTGAGCATGGTTCGGAACTGCCCAATAACAAAGTATCCGCCCTGCGGCACGAACTCTACCGGCGGGATTTCACCGTGAATGCCCTGGCCGTGGGGGTGAACCCCGACCGCTTCGGTGAAGTGATCGATTATTTCGGCAGCCGTGACGATCTGCACCACGGGGTGGTCCGCGCCTTACACAACCACAGTTTCGAGGAAGACCCGGTGCGTCTTTTGCAAGCGGTCCGCCTGGAGCAGCGGTTTGGTTTCAATATCGAACGGGAGACGCTGAAGCTGATCCGGGAAGCGGTGAGTGACAAGCTTTTGTCCCAGGCTCCGCCCGACCGGATCTGGGCCGAGTTCCGGCGTTTGCTGAAGGAGCCGCGGGTTCCGGCCATATTGGCCCGGCTGGCCCAGCTCAATCTCTGGCCGTCGTTGTTTCCGGACATCCTGTACTGGGAAGTCCAACCGATGATCTCGGGAATACCCAAGGCCCTTGACAGTCTTGGTTCCTGGAAAGTGCCCCAGCCGGCCGAGCCCTGGCTATGCTACTTGATCGCCATCCTGCACTGGCAGAACCTGGTCGTTGTTGACGAGCTCTGCCGGTCGTATCAGCTGCGCAAAGGTCAGACCGACAAAATCCTGTACACGATTGCCGGCTGGCGGTCCGCGGTATCCAGGCTGTCGGCGGCAAAAGCGCCTGAGGCCCGGGCTGCGGCGTTAAACCTCGTGAACCTGCCGCGCGAGGGCTACCCGATCGTGCTGCTCATGCTGGAGAAGAAAGCCTGGAAAGAACGGTTCCGGGAAGCCCTGGCCGCACTGTACAAACATAAACCGGTGATCACGGGCAAAGATATTAGGGACTTGGGTTACCGGGAACAAACCGGCATGAAGAGGATCAGGGAAGCGGTGTGGCGGGCCAAATTGCGCGGTGAGGTGACCTCCCGGGAAGGGGAATTGAACCTGGCCCGGGAGACAATGATGGATTGGGGGGACCGCTCGTAA
- the lysA gene encoding diaminopimelate decarboxylase has protein sequence MRLHGTMRVNEKGHLEIGGCDTIDLARVFGTPLYVLDEALFRENCRSYRRAFAGGNGGVLYAGKALLTLAVCRLVEEEGLGLDVVSGGELYTAVQAGFPMDRVYFHGNNKTADEVRVALRLGVHRFVCDSIDELDLLGRLAAEQGRECSLLLRLTPGIEAHTHDYIRTGQIDSKFGLAILNGQALEAVRRCLEHPALRLRGLHCHIGSQIFELEPYADAARILLAFAGRVRDVTGWVIEELDLGGGLGIYYGPGDDPPAVENLAETIFGAVARAAADENLPIPRILVEPGRSISGPAGTTLYTVGTVKEIPDIRTYVAVDGGMGDNPRPALYGAKYEACLANRMNGPIHTAGVSLAGRYCESGDVLIRQAYLPPVRVGDLVAVSCTGAYTYSMAGNYNRYPRPAMVLVRDGSAELIVRRESYADLIRNDVLPARFRTREA, from the coding sequence ATGAGACTGCACGGCACCATGCGGGTCAACGAAAAAGGCCACCTGGAAATCGGGGGCTGCGACACCATCGATTTGGCCCGGGTTTTCGGGACGCCCCTTTACGTGCTGGATGAAGCATTGTTTCGAGAAAACTGCCGTTCGTACCGGCGGGCCTTTGCCGGAGGCAACGGCGGGGTGCTCTACGCGGGGAAGGCCCTCCTGACCCTTGCCGTTTGCCGGTTGGTCGAGGAAGAAGGGTTGGGCTTGGACGTCGTCTCCGGCGGCGAGCTCTACACCGCCGTCCAGGCTGGTTTCCCGATGGACCGGGTCTATTTTCACGGCAACAACAAGACGGCCGACGAGGTGCGGGTAGCGCTTCGTCTTGGCGTGCACCGGTTCGTGTGTGACAGTATCGACGAACTTGACCTTCTGGGTCGCTTGGCGGCGGAGCAAGGCCGGGAATGCAGCCTTTTGCTGCGCCTGACCCCCGGGATTGAGGCCCATACCCATGATTACATCCGAACCGGACAGATCGACTCGAAGTTCGGCTTGGCCATTTTGAACGGTCAGGCGCTGGAAGCGGTCCGCCGCTGCCTGGAGCATCCGGCTTTGAGGCTGCGTGGACTGCACTGCCATATCGGCTCGCAGATCTTCGAACTGGAACCGTACGCCGACGCCGCCCGGATCCTGCTGGCCTTCGCCGGCCGGGTGCGGGACGTGACGGGCTGGGTGATTGAAGAGCTTGACCTGGGCGGTGGTCTGGGCATCTACTATGGTCCGGGGGATGACCCGCCGGCTGTGGAGAACTTGGCCGAAACGATCTTTGGTGCAGTTGCGCGGGCCGCAGCTGACGAAAACCTGCCCATTCCCAGGATATTGGTTGAGCCCGGGCGGTCCATCTCCGGCCCGGCGGGGACAACGTTGTACACCGTAGGCACGGTCAAAGAGATTCCAGATATCCGGACCTATGTGGCGGTGGACGGCGGGATGGGAGACAACCCCCGCCCGGCTCTGTACGGAGCTAAGTACGAGGCGTGCTTGGCCAACCGGATGAACGGGCCCATTCACACCGCCGGCGTCTCACTGGCCGGCCGCTACTGTGAGTCGGGGGACGTATTGATCCGGCAGGCGTACCTGCCGCCGGTGCGGGTCGGCGACCTGGTCGCCGTTAGTTGCACCGGGGCTTACACCTACTCGATGGCGGGCAACTACAACCGGTATCCCCGTCCGGCAATGGTTCTGGTCCGGGACGGGAGCGCCGAGTTGATTGTGCGCCGGGAAAGCTACGCCGACCTGATCCGAAACGATGTTCTGCCGGCGCGGTTTCGCACCAGAGAGGCGTAG
- a CDS encoding TrpB-like pyridoxal phosphate-dependent enzyme produces MTQTKILLSEAEIPEAWYNIQADLPNPVPPPLHPGTRQPIGPEDLAPIFPMELIMQEVSTDKWIPIPDEIRDIYRLWRPTPLIRALRLEKALDTPARIYFKYEGYSPAGSHKLNTAAPQAYYNKRAGVKRLATETGAGQWGSALAMACRFFGLECTVYMVKVSYRQKPYRRSLMQIFGGEVIPSPSDRTEAGRAALAANPDSPGSLGLAISEAVEDAAKRADTNYALGSVLNHVLLHQTVIGLETRTQLAKTGEQADIAIGCCGGGSNFSGFAFPFVEQIIKGEAAPRLLAVEPTACPTLTRGKLAYDFGDVAGLTPLIHMYTLGKDFMPPGIHAGGLRYHGDAPLLCQAVRDGFIHPVAYGQKQVFESAVLFAQTEGVVPAPESAHAVACAVEEAIACREAGEGKTIVFCMSGHGYLDLAAYDDFLAGSLQDYPLPEAELQHSLAGLPQV; encoded by the coding sequence GTGACCCAAACCAAGATCCTGTTGTCGGAAGCCGAGATCCCGGAGGCCTGGTACAATATTCAGGCCGACCTCCCCAACCCGGTTCCACCGCCGCTGCACCCAGGCACCAGGCAACCGATCGGGCCGGAGGACCTGGCCCCCATTTTCCCGATGGAACTCATCATGCAAGAGGTTTCCACCGACAAATGGATCCCGATCCCAGACGAGATTAGGGACATCTACCGTCTCTGGCGGCCCACCCCGCTGATTCGCGCCTTGCGCCTGGAGAAGGCGCTCGACACGCCGGCACGCATCTACTTCAAATACGAGGGCTACAGTCCGGCGGGCAGCCACAAGCTGAACACCGCGGCACCGCAAGCCTACTACAACAAGCGGGCGGGCGTGAAAAGGCTGGCCACCGAAACGGGTGCCGGGCAGTGGGGCAGTGCGCTCGCCATGGCCTGCCGGTTCTTTGGACTGGAGTGCACCGTGTATATGGTGAAGGTCAGCTACCGGCAGAAACCCTACCGCCGTTCGCTGATGCAGATCTTCGGCGGCGAAGTCATCCCGAGCCCCAGTGACCGGACCGAGGCGGGCCGGGCGGCACTGGCCGCCAATCCGGATTCTCCGGGCAGCCTGGGATTGGCGATCAGCGAAGCGGTGGAAGACGCCGCCAAGCGTGCCGATACCAACTACGCATTGGGAAGCGTTTTGAACCACGTACTGTTGCACCAGACGGTCATCGGCCTGGAGACCAGGACCCAGCTGGCCAAGACCGGCGAGCAAGCCGACATCGCCATCGGCTGCTGCGGCGGCGGAAGCAACTTCTCCGGCTTCGCCTTTCCGTTCGTGGAGCAGATCATCAAGGGTGAGGCCGCGCCGCGGTTGCTGGCCGTGGAACCCACGGCCTGCCCGACGCTGACCCGGGGCAAACTGGCCTACGACTTCGGGGACGTGGCCGGATTGACGCCCCTGATTCACATGTACACCCTGGGCAAGGACTTCATGCCCCCCGGCATTCACGCCGGCGGCCTGCGCTACCACGGGGACGCCCCGCTCTTGTGTCAGGCGGTCAGGGACGGTTTCATCCACCCGGTGGCCTACGGTCAGAAGCAGGTGTTCGAGAGCGCGGTGTTGTTCGCGCAGACCGAGGGCGTCGTCCCGGCGCCGGAGTCGGCACACGCCGTGGCCTGCGCGGTCGAGGAAGCGATTGCCTGCCGGGAAGCCGGAGAGGGCAAGACGATCGTATTTTGCATGAGCGGGCACGGTTACCTGGACCTGGCCGCCTACGACGATTTCCTGGCCGGGTCGCTGCAGGACTACCCCCTGCCTGAGGCCGAGCTGCAGCACTCCCTCGCCGGGCTGCCCCAAGTATAG
- the spoVAE gene encoding stage V sporulation protein AE encodes MIFLTAFIVGGLICVVGQLLMDLTNYKVTPAHILVGFVTTGAVLSALGLYQPLVELAGAGALVPLTGFGHILAQGAIRGVEKDGLLGVFAGGVEAAAAGVTAAVVFGYFFAILFKPKG; translated from the coding sequence GTGATTTTCCTGACGGCCTTCATAGTAGGCGGCCTCATCTGCGTGGTGGGCCAACTGCTGATGGACCTGACCAACTACAAGGTGACTCCGGCACACATCCTGGTGGGGTTTGTGACCACGGGCGCCGTCCTCTCGGCGCTGGGTCTCTACCAGCCGCTGGTCGAACTGGCGGGCGCGGGGGCGCTGGTACCGCTCACCGGTTTTGGGCACATCCTTGCGCAGGGGGCCATCAGAGGGGTTGAGAAGGACGGGTTGCTGGGGGTGTTCGCCGGGGGGGTGGAGGCGGCCGCCGCCGGCGTTACCGCCGCCGTGGTTTTCGGCTACTTCTTTGCGATCCTGTTCAAACCCAAGGGTTAG
- the spoVAD gene encoding stage V sporulation protein AD — protein MPAAKKKGLQTLVFQNPPVIVASGTVVGGKEARGPLGKTFDLAIDDPYHGEKSWEHAERRMLEDAAKTALKKAGLGPQGIDFFLAGDLENQILASSFAARSLGIPHLGLFGACSTFYEGLIIGAVLIDGGFAEKVLVAASSHCCTAEKQFRFPTEQGVQRSLAQSWTVTGAGAMVLASQGAGPVITHATVGKVIDLGQSDPTNFGAAMAPAAADTIVRHFQDTGRPPEFYDLVVTGDLGIYGRELAQGLIGDHGYRVEGRYTDCGILIYDHDTQDTHAGGSGCACSAVVTGGYLLQQLQAGKLQRFLGVGTGALLNADSPKQGETIPGIGHGVVIERR, from the coding sequence ATGCCTGCCGCCAAGAAGAAAGGCCTGCAAACGCTCGTTTTCCAGAACCCCCCGGTGATCGTGGCCAGCGGTACCGTCGTGGGTGGCAAGGAGGCCCGGGGGCCGCTCGGGAAAACCTTTGACCTGGCCATTGACGATCCCTATCACGGGGAGAAGTCCTGGGAGCACGCCGAGCGCCGGATGCTCGAGGACGCGGCGAAGACCGCCCTGAAAAAAGCGGGCCTTGGTCCGCAGGGAATTGACTTCTTCCTGGCCGGAGATCTGGAGAACCAGATCCTGGCCTCTTCTTTTGCGGCCCGCAGCCTGGGCATCCCCCACCTGGGGCTTTTCGGCGCCTGCTCCACCTTTTACGAAGGGCTGATTATCGGCGCCGTGCTCATCGACGGCGGCTTCGCGGAGAAAGTGCTGGTGGCCGCGTCTTCGCACTGCTGCACCGCCGAAAAGCAGTTCCGGTTTCCGACCGAACAGGGGGTGCAGCGCTCCCTGGCGCAGAGCTGGACGGTCACCGGCGCGGGCGCCATGGTCCTGGCGTCCCAAGGGGCCGGTCCGGTCATCACCCACGCCACCGTCGGAAAGGTGATTGACCTGGGTCAGAGTGATCCCACCAACTTTGGGGCGGCAATGGCCCCCGCCGCGGCCGATACCATCGTCCGGCACTTTCAGGACACCGGGCGGCCGCCGGAGTTCTACGACCTGGTGGTCACCGGGGACCTGGGGATCTACGGCCGGGAACTGGCCCAGGGGCTGATCGGGGACCACGGCTACCGGGTGGAGGGCCGGTATACCGATTGCGGAATACTGATCTACGACCACGACACGCAGGATACCCACGCCGGGGGCAGCGGTTGCGCCTGTTCGGCGGTGGTCACCGGGGGTTATCTGCTGCAGCAGCTTCAGGCCGGGAAACTCCAGCGCTTCTTGGGCGTGGGCACCGGTGCGCTGCTGAACGCCGACTCCCCCAAACAGGGAGAAACCATTCCGGGAATCGGCCACGGGGTAGTAATTGAGAGACGGTAA
- the spoVAC gene encoding stage V sporulation protein AC → MNVDFTKPAGIQRKHYRNFTDRINPKPNVLVNAIWAFVVGGLVCAVGQGLLSAFLAAGLPVLESGTMTAVVLIFIAAFLTGLGVFDDIAKYAGAGVIVPITGFANAMVAPAMEARNEGLVLGVGARLFTIAGPVLVFGIVTAWLTGLFYFWFR, encoded by the coding sequence TTGAACGTTGACTTCACCAAACCGGCCGGGATCCAACGCAAGCACTACCGGAACTTCACCGACCGGATCAACCCCAAACCCAATGTCCTGGTGAACGCAATCTGGGCGTTCGTGGTCGGGGGGCTCGTCTGCGCCGTCGGTCAGGGCTTATTGAGCGCGTTTTTGGCGGCGGGGCTGCCCGTGCTGGAGTCCGGAACCATGACGGCGGTGGTGCTGATCTTTATCGCCGCCTTCCTGACCGGGTTGGGGGTGTTCGACGATATCGCGAAATACGCCGGTGCGGGAGTGATCGTGCCGATCACCGGTTTTGCGAACGCGATGGTGGCGCCGGCCATGGAAGCGCGAAACGAAGGGCTGGTCCTCGGGGTGGGTGCGCGGCTTTTCACCATCGCCGGTCCGGTCCTGGTATTCGGAATTGTGACGGCCTGGCTCACCGGGCTCTTCTATTTCTGGTTCAGATGA
- a CDS encoding dodecin family protein, with product MQVKVAELVAQSKKSWDDAVLSAVGEAAQKIGNITGVEVVNMTADVQDGRVVEYKADLKIAYVE from the coding sequence ATGCAGGTGAAAGTGGCGGAGTTGGTGGCCCAGTCCAAGAAGAGCTGGGATGACGCGGTACTCAGCGCGGTAGGGGAAGCCGCCCAAAAGATCGGTAACATCACCGGGGTCGAGGTGGTGAACATGACCGCGGATGTGCAGGACGGCCGGGTGGTCGAGTACAAGGCCGACCTGAAGATCGCCTACGTGGAATAG
- the sigF gene encoding RNA polymerase sporulation sigma factor SigF produces the protein MRTRIDLNIPNHPLLKDRETRRLLRLSQQGDVLARETLINANLKLVCNVIRRFEGRGYDPDDLFQIGCIGLMKAIDKFDLRFKVRFSTYAVPMIIGEIRRFLRDDTPLRVSRSLKELAWKAQSAREQLQARLDRDPTIGELAEELGIPREELVGALEAAQSPTSLYEILHQDEGDPIHVMDQVQNKEGNEGAWVERIALHELLDGLPERDRRIVVWRFFEDKTQAEVARSLGLSQVQVSRLEREALKKLKNMAGAEL, from the coding sequence ATGCGCACGCGAATTGACCTCAATATTCCCAACCACCCCCTGCTTAAGGACCGGGAGACCCGCCGCCTGTTGCGACTGTCCCAGCAAGGCGACGTGTTGGCCCGGGAAACACTGATCAACGCCAACCTGAAGCTGGTCTGCAACGTTATCAGGCGCTTCGAGGGGCGGGGCTACGATCCCGACGACCTGTTCCAGATCGGCTGCATCGGTCTCATGAAGGCGATTGACAAGTTCGACCTGCGCTTCAAAGTGAGGTTTTCCACCTACGCCGTCCCCATGATCATCGGGGAGATCCGGCGATTTTTGCGGGACGACACCCCGCTGCGCGTCAGCCGTTCTTTGAAGGAGCTGGCCTGGAAAGCGCAGTCGGCGCGTGAACAGCTTCAAGCGCGGCTGGACCGCGACCCCACTATCGGCGAGCTGGCCGAGGAACTGGGCATCCCCCGCGAGGAACTGGTGGGCGCGCTGGAGGCGGCCCAGTCCCCAACCTCGTTGTACGAAATTCTGCACCAGGACGAGGGAGATCCGATCCACGTTATGGATCAGGTTCAGAACAAGGAAGGGAACGAAGGCGCCTGGGTCGAGCGGATCGCGCTGCATGAACTCCTGGACGGCCTGCCGGAACGGGACCGGCGGATCGTGGTTTGGCGCTTTTTCGAGGACAAAACTCAGGCGGAAGTGGCGCGCAGCCTGGGGCTTTCCCAGGTGCAGGTGTCCCGCTTGGAAAGGGAAGCCCTGAAGAAACTGAAAAACATGGCCGGAGCCGAGCTTTGA